A window of Gimesia sp. genomic DNA:
CTGAGGGAATCGACAAGTCGCATGAGTACCTATGTTGTTCTGGTTTACATCGCCGTCTATTTAAGCATGCTGCTGGGGGGCATCCCCGGCCTGCGCGTTGACCGTACTGGTGCTGCGCTGCTGGGAGCGATTCTCCTGCTGGCCGGACAAGGCATTACGGAGCAGCAGGCGCTCAACTCGATCGACGTACCAACACTGGCGTTACTTTTCGGATTGATGGTCGTCTCGGCCCAGTTCCAGCTGGGAGGCTTTTACGGCTACGTGTTGCAGCGCGTGGTGCTGTATGACATGGCTCCCGCGACACTGCTGGCAGCGGTGATTGCACTGACCGGTGCACTCAGTGCGATTCTGACGAATGATGTTGTCTGTCTGGCGGTTGCACCACTGCTGGCTCGTCTGTGTCTCAAGAAACGGCTCAACCCGGTTCCATTTCTGCTGGCCCTGGCTTGTGCAGCGAATATCGGCAGTGCAGCCACGTTGATTGGCAATCCACAGAATATCCTGATTGGTGAATCACTTCAGCTGTCTTTCAATCGATATCTGCTGATTGCGACGCCACCCTGTCTGGTCGGCCTGTCACTGGTCTGGTGGGTTATTGTCAAAGTATATCGAGATCAATGGACGGTCGCACCCGGGGAGAGCATTCCGTCTGAGGAGCCCCCTTTCAATCGCTGGCAGACTCTGAAGGGAACCGTGATTCTGTTGGTGCTGGTGGTGTGCTTTATGTTTGCTCCCTGGGCGCGGGAACTGTTGGCACTTTGTGCGGCCGGCGTCCTCCTGCTCAGCCGTACTTTTTATTCCCGGAGCGTGATGGGACTGGTCGACTGGCCTTTGCTGGTCCTGTTTATCAGCCTGTTCATTGTCAATCAGGCATTCCAGCTGGCGGGAGGCATGGACTGGGTGATGTCTCATACCGAAGCTGCCGGGATCTCGCTTTCTGAACCGGTGCCGCTGTTTCTGGGAACGGCGGTGTTGAGTAACCTGGTTTCCAATGTCCCGGCAATCATGTTGCTGTTACCGGTCGTAGAAGGCAGCAGTCTGGGGGCGTTACTGGCCCTGAGCAGCACCCTGGCGGGTAACTTCATCATTGTAGGAAGTGTGGCGAATATCATTGTTGTGGAAGCAGCCCGGCAGGTGGGAATCAAAATCAGTTTCCGCACACATGCGAGAGTCGGGATTCCCGTCACGCTGGGCAGCCTGTTGATCGCGGGAGGCTGGCTCTGGCTGGTGACCTGAACTGGGGAGTTCATCCCGGAAATTCAGGCGTCGCTCACAATACGGGGCCAAGCATTGCGACCGTGTTGTTCCAGAAACGCCGCGGTAATGACCAGTTGGTGACATCTTCCAGGGTGATTTCCTTCGCACCGGCCAGGTATTCTTCCTGGCGCCCCCGGACTGCGGTCGTCAGCTTCGGATCGTACAGCAGGATGTTGTTTTCGTAATTCAGATCGAAGCTGCGTCGGTCCATATTCGCTGATCCGATCAACGTGATCTCCCCGTCGAAGGTCAGCGTCTTGGCGTGCAACAGACCGCCGGTATATTCGTAAATCTTCACTCCTGCTTCCAGGAGTTCCCGATAATAACTGCGACTGGCGGCGGCCACGAAACGGGAGTCGTTGCGAGCCGGGAAAATAATCCGGGTATCGACGCCCCGATAGGCGGTCGCGCACAGGGCTTCCTGCAGCGGTTCGTTAGGCACGAAATAGGGGGTCGAAATGACCAGTTCGCGGCGTGATGTGTGAATCAGGGCTGTGAACATTTCGGGCATCGCCGAATTGCGCACGGTCGGACCGGTGCCGATTACCTGGGCGGGAAGACCGTGTTCGAATGAGGTTACTGGTTCAGAGAGCAGGTCAGACAGGTCTTCATCGACATAGGTCATCCAGTCACTGAGAAACAGGTATTGGTTTTGTCGGGCAATGGGACCTTCAAACCGGACGACCGCATCGACCCAGGGAGCAAATTTCGCTTTGATCCGAAATTCCGCATCGGAACAGTTCTGGCTTCCGCAGTAGGTAATGCCTCCATCGATGACGACGATCTTGCGGTGATTTCGGAGATCGATGCGGCCAATCAGCATGCGCTTCAAAGGATTTCCAATGGGCAGGGCTACGGCCACATGGACGCCCGCCTGACTCATTTCGCGCCAGTGCGCAGACTTGATCATCAGGCGTGACCCCAGACCGTCCGCCATTGCCCGGCACTTCACGCCCCGGGCGGCAGCCCGCTTGAGGGCTTCGACGACCTTGCAGCCGTTATTGTCGGGGAGCCAGATGTAAAACAGCAGATGCACATGATCCTGAGCAGCGTCGATATCGCGGATCATTTCATCAATGACCGTATTCGAGTCGGGCAGCAGTCGGGCCCGGTTGCCTTCGGCCGGTTCAAAATTGCTGATGGAACGGCCCACGCGGAACAGATGCTCGTAGCGTTCGGGGACAGAAGGCAGTACCGGGTGATGACAGGTGTCTTGGGGCGCAGAATAATGGGGCAGACCCGCGAGGACCCGCTGCATACGGGCAACGCGGCGGTGACCAATATTAACTTCACCGAGCAGCAGATAAGCCAGGATGCCGCCGACCGGTATTGTGGCGATCACCACGATCCAGGCCAGGCGGGACGTTGGTTCGCGATGCGGTCGCAGAATGACGCGAATGATCACCAGGATCTCGATCAGGATGTGAATCTCCACCACGATTCCGGTGATGCTCATCGGTGTCTCTTTCTCTCAGAGATAAGTCAGTCAGCGCGTCGGGAAAGGCATGACCGCTGTCGGTCACATCTGGACAGGCACAACTTACCGCATTCAGGGCAGCAGATCAAGACTCGACTTATGTTCGAGGATATTGACAGATTAGTGAGAACGTGGCCTTTGAATCTGACTTCTCGATTGGGTACTGATCTGACAACTTAGACAACTCCCCGGAGATCCACTATGATCAACGGGTATGCTCGGGTGTTCAAACTGAGCCGTCTGATTGATTCGTCCTGGAGAATGGTTGATGTTGTCACCTCGATTACTGTCTCGCTCTATTTGTTTACTGCTTTGTCTTATCGTCTATGAGGGCGACGCGCATGTCTTTGCGAGTGAACCGCGGGCGCAAGGGCTGGTGGAGTTAAAACGATTTCCTGCACGCGAAGCACATCAGGCGGTCGCCGTGGATGAGCATGCGTTTTATGCGATTTCCAGTCGCGAGATCGGCCGGTACGACAAACAGAGTGGTCAGAAACTGAAGCTCTGGTCGCCGCCGCGGGATTCGCATATCAAGCATCTGAACAGCGGGATTGTGATTGACGGCAAGCTGTATTGTGCTCATTCTAACTGGCCCGCATCCCCGCTGAAAAATACGATTGAGGTGTTTGATGCGACGAGTCTACG
This region includes:
- the cls gene encoding cardiolipin synthase — its product is MSITGIVVEIHILIEILVIIRVILRPHREPTSRLAWIVVIATIPVGGILAYLLLGEVNIGHRRVARMQRVLAGLPHYSAPQDTCHHPVLPSVPERYEHLFRVGRSISNFEPAEGNRARLLPDSNTVIDEMIRDIDAAQDHVHLLFYIWLPDNNGCKVVEALKRAAARGVKCRAMADGLGSRLMIKSAHWREMSQAGVHVAVALPIGNPLKRMLIGRIDLRNHRKIVVIDGGITYCGSQNCSDAEFRIKAKFAPWVDAVVRFEGPIARQNQYLFLSDWMTYVDEDLSDLLSEPVTSFEHGLPAQVIGTGPTVRNSAMPEMFTALIHTSRRELVISTPYFVPNEPLQEALCATAYRGVDTRIIFPARNDSRFVAAASRSYYRELLEAGVKIYEYTGGLLHAKTLTFDGEITLIGSANMDRRSFDLNYENNILLYDPKLTTAVRGRQEEYLAGAKEITLEDVTNWSLPRRFWNNTVAMLGPVL
- a CDS encoding anion transporter; translated protein: MSTYVVLVYIAVYLSMLLGGIPGLRVDRTGAALLGAILLLAGQGITEQQALNSIDVPTLALLFGLMVVSAQFQLGGFYGYVLQRVVLYDMAPATLLAAVIALTGALSAILTNDVVCLAVAPLLARLCLKKRLNPVPFLLALACAANIGSAATLIGNPQNILIGESLQLSFNRYLLIATPPCLVGLSLVWWVIVKVYRDQWTVAPGESIPSEEPPFNRWQTLKGTVILLVLVVCFMFAPWARELLALCAAGVLLLSRTFYSRSVMGLVDWPLLVLFISLFIVNQAFQLAGGMDWVMSHTEAAGISLSEPVPLFLGTAVLSNLVSNVPAIMLLLPVVEGSSLGALLALSSTLAGNFIIVGSVANIIVVEAARQVGIKISFRTHARVGIPVTLGSLLIAGGWLWLVT